The following proteins are encoded in a genomic region of Pelodictyon phaeoclathratiforme BU-1:
- a CDS encoding BrnT family toxin has protein sequence MAIFEGISGFQWDKGNSTKNWEKHRVSMSECEEIFFNQPLIVADDKKHSGMEKRFFALGKTERVKPLFLVFTVRKDQIRVISARSMNRKEQDIYEKRENSDSGIQE, from the coding sequence ATGGCCATTTTTGAAGGTATCTCGGGATTTCAGTGGGACAAGGGAAATTCGACCAAGAACTGGGAAAAACATCGGGTATCAATGTCTGAATGTGAAGAGATTTTTTTCAATCAGCCATTGATTGTGGCTGATGATAAAAAACACTCTGGCATGGAAAAGAGGTTTTTTGCATTGGGTAAAACGGAGCGGGTCAAACCTCTTTTTCTGGTGTTTACTGTTCGTAAAGATCAGATCAGGGTTATTTCAGCACGCAGTATGAACAGAAAAGAACAGGATATTTATGAAAAACGGGAAAACAGCGATTCCGGAATTCAGGAGTGA
- a CDS encoding BrnA antitoxin family protein, with product MKNGKTAIPEFRSEAEEQEFWSTHDSTEFVDWNKAGKALFPNLKPTMKTISLRLPEPMLNHLKILANERDVPYQSLLKMFLKERLDQEFS from the coding sequence ATGAAAAACGGGAAAACAGCGATTCCGGAATTCAGGAGTGAAGCGGAGGAGCAGGAGTTCTGGTCAACGCATGATTCAACTGAGTTCGTGGATTGGAACAAGGCTGGCAAGGCACTGTTTCCGAATCTGAAGCCAACCATGAAAACCATTTCACTCCGGTTGCCGGAACCGATGCTCAATCATCTGAAGATACTTGCCAATGAGCGTGATGTACCCTATCAGTCGCTTTTGAAAATGTTTCTCAAGGAACGTCTCGATCAGGAATTTTCGTAA
- a CDS encoding DNA damage-inducible protein D, translating to MKTELIQTLTTTFEAHARKVEGGVEYWLARDLQYLLGYSKWDNFVGVVSKAKTACELSGHKVSDHFADVGKTIQMPKGATKEVPDIMLTRYACYLIAQNGDSRKQEIAFAQTGSAENFAVIRSKGDQVLFGKSTQAMKAEWNVPDKRPLADFAPTIILKAKDFATEITIFNAREHGMKSEGGISNEHITNNKAVRNTLLGRGICPESLPPAEDVKKVERRLASEEKQSLKNPDGLSVPTEE from the coding sequence ATGAAAACCGAACTGATCCAGACACTTACGACAACGTTTGAGGCGCACGCCCGGAAGGTCGAAGGAGGAGTAGAATATTGGCTGGCCCGCGATCTTCAGTATTTGCTTGGCTATAGCAAGTGGGACAACTTTGTCGGTGTTGTATCCAAAGCAAAAACTGCTTGCGAACTTTCCGGCCATAAGGTGTCAGATCATTTTGCCGACGTCGGCAAAACGATCCAGATGCCAAAGGGAGCTACCAAGGAGGTTCCAGACATCATGCTGACACGCTATGCCTGCTATCTCATAGCCCAGAATGGCGATTCACGAAAGCAGGAAATCGCTTTTGCCCAGACCGGAAGTGCCGAGAATTTCGCTGTGATCCGCAGCAAGGGCGATCAAGTACTTTTTGGCAAAAGTACACAGGCAATGAAGGCCGAGTGGAATGTACCGGATAAACGTCCGCTGGCTGACTTTGCACCAACCATCATTCTGAAAGCCAAAGACTTCGCCACCGAAATCACCATCTTCAATGCACGCGAACATGGGATGAAAAGTGAAGGCGGCATTTCCAACGAACACATCACCAACAACAAGGCAGTTCGGAATACCCTACTTGGACGGGGTATCTGTCCGGAATCCCTGCCCCCCGCCGAAGACGTGAAGAAGGTCGAACGCCGTCTGGCTTCCGAAGAGAAACAGTCATTGAAAAATCCTGACGGCTTGAGCGTGCCAACTGAGGAGTGA
- a CDS encoding pyridoxamine 5'-phosphate oxidase family protein, with protein MSEQEKPDVPDIFTKKVSRQLASGELEERILKFLASRQLCVLSTSRDNEPRSTPILFRSKGFTLYMAGEPGLKLGNIKLNPNVSVGIFDPASEFSDNIHDITGLQISGHARLLRKDDPGFEEAFGLFGRPQAWAEHWFGKMIEVVPDKIELFSMALKLEDYAARQIWTRP; from the coding sequence ATGAGTGAACAGGAGAAGCCGGATGTACCTGATATCTTTACGAAAAAGGTGTCGAGGCAGCTTGCTTCCGGTGAGCTTGAGGAGCGTATTCTGAAGTTTCTTGCCTCGCGTCAGCTTTGCGTGCTTTCGACCAGCCGGGACAACGAGCCGCGTTCCACTCCCATCCTGTTTCGCTCGAAAGGGTTCACCCTCTACATGGCTGGCGAACCGGGCCTCAAGCTTGGCAACATCAAGCTGAACCCCAATGTCAGCGTGGGCATTTTTGATCCTGCATCCGAATTTTCCGACAACATACACGATATCACCGGCCTGCAGATAAGCGGTCATGCGAGGCTTCTCAGGAAGGATGATCCCGGATTTGAGGAGGCGTTCGGTCTTTTCGGACGTCCTCAGGCGTGGGCTGAGCACTGGTTTGGAAAGATGATCGAGGTGGTACCTGACAAGATCGAGCTGTTCTCCATGGCGCTCAAGCTTGAGGATTATGCTGCCCGGCAGATTTGGACACGCCCATAA
- a CDS encoding 5'-nucleotidase, lipoprotein e(P4) family, which produces MNNFFRSIGAILLLLLSSGCASTANNNFNSLLWMQSASEYKANTIQAYNTALKNIDAALDDRTWTAAKEQVGDCSSLPPAIVMDIDETVLDNSRYMGKLVLEGGEWSLVTWNEWVALKDAPAVPGAVEFINAMRGKNVKVIFISNRECKKGGTPGAEYCQEAGTIENLAKVGVGGVLPEDLLLLGEEAGWTSEKKSRREYISKKYRIVMLFGDDLGDFLAGVKSGITPQERDRLVGDNTNNWGRKWFMLPNPTYGSWISILHDPKSQYIMKY; this is translated from the coding sequence ATGAACAATTTCTTCAGATCGATTGGTGCCATTCTGTTGCTGCTGCTTTCGAGCGGCTGTGCATCAACGGCCAACAATAATTTCAACAGCCTTCTGTGGATGCAGTCTGCTTCGGAGTATAAAGCCAACACCATACAGGCTTACAATACGGCGTTGAAGAATATTGATGCCGCTCTTGACGATCGCACATGGACGGCAGCCAAAGAACAGGTTGGTGACTGTTCTTCATTACCCCCAGCTATTGTCATGGATATTGATGAAACGGTTCTGGATAATTCGAGGTATATGGGGAAGCTGGTTCTTGAAGGTGGTGAATGGAGCCTTGTAACATGGAATGAGTGGGTTGCACTGAAAGATGCACCGGCTGTTCCCGGCGCGGTTGAGTTCATCAATGCAATGAGAGGCAAAAATGTCAAGGTTATCTTTATCTCCAACCGGGAGTGCAAAAAGGGTGGTACTCCGGGAGCGGAATATTGCCAGGAAGCCGGTACGATAGAAAATCTTGCGAAGGTCGGTGTGGGGGGTGTTCTGCCTGAAGATCTCCTGTTACTCGGTGAAGAGGCTGGCTGGACTTCCGAGAAGAAGAGCAGGAGGGAGTATATTTCGAAAAAATACCGGATCGTGATGCTGTTCGGGGATGATCTTGGTGATTTTCTGGCTGGCGTGAAATCCGGTATCACTCCCCAGGAACGTGATCGTCTGGTTGGTGATAACACGAACAACTGGGGCAGGAAATGGTTTATGTTGCCCAATCCCACTTACGGGTCGTGGATAAGCATTCTGCATGACCCGAAGTCACAGTATATCATGAAATACTGA
- a CDS encoding zinc ribbon domain-containing protein YjdM produces MSDLPNCPKCNSEYTYEVGTLLTCPECAHEWSNSPVPASAKARVWKDANGTILQDGDSVTVIKDLKVKGSSSALKGGTKVRNIRLVEGDHDIDCKIEGFGAMQLKSEFVKKV; encoded by the coding sequence ATGAGCGACTTGCCAAATTGCCCGAAATGCAACTCGGAATACACCTATGAGGTTGGTACCCTCCTGACCTGCCCTGAGTGTGCTCATGAGTGGAGCAATTCGCCAGTTCCGGCGTCGGCAAAGGCCCGCGTCTGGAAGGATGCGAATGGTACGATATTGCAGGATGGTGATTCTGTGACGGTGATCAAGGATCTCAAGGTCAAGGGCTCGTCATCGGCGCTCAAGGGTGGTACGAAGGTGAGGAACATTCGCCTTGTCGAGGGTGACCATGATATCGACTGCAAGATCGAGGGGTTTGGAGCGATGCAGTTGAAGTCGGAATTTGTCAAGAAAGTCTGA
- a CDS encoding acylphosphatase, with protein sequence MQKRVNLIVTGAVQGVGFRMFIDRKANELKLVGWVRNRFDGTVEIEAQGPENAIEELLPQAQRGPSRSMVTAIRKEEKEPDSTLERFNIIM encoded by the coding sequence ATGCAAAAAAGAGTAAACCTGATTGTTACGGGAGCCGTACAGGGTGTCGGATTCAGAATGTTCATCGACCGGAAGGCAAACGAGCTGAAGCTGGTCGGGTGGGTAAGAAATCGTTTCGACGGCACCGTTGAAATTGAAGCGCAAGGCCCGGAAAACGCAATAGAAGAGCTGCTCCCTCAGGCACAAAGAGGGCCATCACGCTCCATGGTAACCGCAATCAGAAAAGAAGAAAAAGAGCCGGACAGCACTCTTGAGCGATTCAATATCATCATGTAG
- the cysK gene encoding cysteine synthase A: MARIAKKLTDLIGNTPLLELENFNREHHTEATIIAKLEYFNPGGSIKDRVGFSMIEEAEKQGLINKESIIIEPTSGNTGIALAYIAAAKGYRLILTMPETMSIERQKLLTALGADLVLTPGSEEMPGAIRKANELRMVYPNSIVLQQFRNPANPEIHRTTTAIEIWNDTDGEIDFFVSGVGTGGTITGVGEVLKQRNPGIKIVAVEPFNSQVIAGSKPGLHKIQGIGAGFLPEILNKEVIDEIIPVKDEDALRTGRELARIEGLLVGISSGAAVYAALQLAQRNENRGKRIVVILPDTGERYLSTLLYQFENESTQM; this comes from the coding sequence ATGGCGCGTATTGCAAAAAAGCTGACCGATCTCATCGGCAACACACCTCTTCTTGAGCTTGAAAATTTCAATCGCGAACATCATACCGAGGCAACAATTATTGCCAAACTCGAATACTTCAACCCCGGAGGCAGTATCAAGGATCGCGTTGGTTTTTCAATGATCGAGGAGGCCGAAAAACAGGGGCTGATCAACAAAGAGAGTATCATCATTGAGCCAACAAGCGGCAATACCGGCATTGCACTTGCCTATATTGCTGCAGCCAAGGGATACCGGTTAATACTCACCATGCCTGAAACCATGAGTATCGAACGCCAGAAACTCCTCACAGCGCTCGGAGCTGACCTGGTATTGACACCAGGGTCGGAAGAGATGCCCGGCGCAATAAGAAAAGCCAATGAACTGCGCATGGTTTATCCGAATTCAATTGTCCTGCAACAATTCAGAAACCCCGCAAATCCGGAAATCCACCGCACAACAACCGCCATAGAGATATGGAACGATACCGATGGAGAGATCGATTTCTTTGTCAGTGGCGTTGGCACCGGCGGCACCATTACCGGTGTTGGAGAGGTACTCAAACAACGCAACCCCGGGATAAAAATTGTCGCCGTCGAACCATTTAATTCACAGGTTATCGCTGGCAGCAAACCTGGTCTGCACAAAATTCAGGGCATCGGCGCCGGCTTTCTTCCCGAAATCCTGAATAAAGAGGTTATTGATGAAATAATACCGGTAAAAGATGAAGATGCCCTGCGCACCGGTCGTGAACTTGCCCGGATAGAGGGACTTCTTGTCGGTATATCATCCGGGGCAGCCGTATATGCGGCACTTCAACTTGCACAACGCAACGAGAACAGGGGAAAACGTATTGTCGTCATTCTGCCCGATACCGGCGAACGTTATCTCTCAACACTGCTCTACCAGTTTGAAAATGAATCAACGCAGATGTAA
- a CDS encoding 3-deoxy-D-manno-octulosonic acid transferase, with translation MNRSTLSFYTLLSPLLVSTAKRFSTLHPKLRTFFSVRRELFEELKKQTDTITPSSFRLWVHAASVGEFEQARPIIAALKERHPEITLFVSFLSDSGYNARKNFHDAAAVFYLPADTPDNASKLLSLIKPDLLLLMRYDFWPNHLLEAKNRGVKLILAAAVLQKESPYFKPILKGFYESIFHLFDRIFTVSEEDTTAFRTIFNCKQTETAGDPRFDQVFLRSQNCGKVAHLKPLFENRTVLVAGSVWDKDEQVLLPAWLELEKRASLVLVPHEVNPENMKRLYNDLQQRSLDFMPISALNATFNPEKQILVIDQTGYLAELYSIASIAYVGGGFGINVHNTLEPAVHGIPVLFGPHCHNSPEAEGLAAAGGAVIIHDQKELGTALKEFTTDTATRKKSGLNATSFVHRSIGATAAITASIEHYYEEKTTG, from the coding sequence ATGAACAGATCCACACTCTCTTTCTATACCCTGCTCTCCCCATTGCTTGTCAGTACAGCAAAACGATTCAGCACGTTGCACCCAAAGCTCAGGACATTTTTCAGCGTAAGAAGAGAATTATTCGAAGAGCTGAAAAAACAAACAGATACAATAACCCCATCATCCTTCCGGTTATGGGTCCATGCAGCTTCGGTCGGAGAATTTGAACAGGCTCGTCCAATAATAGCCGCACTGAAAGAGAGGCATCCGGAAATCACCCTTTTTGTCTCCTTTCTTTCCGATTCCGGCTACAATGCCCGAAAAAATTTCCACGATGCCGCTGCGGTCTTCTACCTTCCAGCCGACACCCCCGATAATGCAAGCAAGCTGCTCTCACTCATCAAGCCAGATCTCCTGCTTCTCATGCGCTACGATTTCTGGCCGAACCATCTCCTTGAAGCAAAAAACAGAGGTGTAAAACTGATCCTTGCCGCTGCAGTACTCCAGAAGGAGAGCCCCTACTTTAAACCCATACTGAAAGGCTTTTACGAGAGCATTTTTCACCTCTTCGACCGCATTTTTACGGTATCAGAAGAAGATACAACGGCTTTCAGAACAATATTTAATTGCAAACAAACAGAAACCGCAGGCGACCCAAGGTTCGATCAGGTCTTTCTGCGGAGCCAGAACTGCGGAAAGGTTGCTCACCTGAAACCGCTCTTTGAAAACCGTACGGTACTGGTTGCCGGAAGTGTCTGGGATAAAGATGAGCAGGTGCTGCTGCCCGCATGGCTGGAACTTGAAAAAAGAGCGTCACTTGTTCTTGTGCCTCATGAGGTGAACCCCGAAAACATGAAGCGGCTTTACAACGATCTGCAGCAGCGCTCACTTGATTTTATGCCAATATCTGCCCTGAACGCAACATTCAACCCCGAAAAGCAGATCCTCGTTATCGATCAGACAGGCTATCTTGCAGAACTCTACTCCATCGCATCAATAGCCTATGTAGGAGGAGGGTTCGGTATCAATGTCCATAACACCCTCGAACCAGCAGTCCACGGCATTCCGGTACTCTTCGGCCCTCACTGCCACAACTCCCCCGAAGCAGAAGGCCTTGCTGCAGCAGGCGGAGCTGTAATCATTCACGATCAGAAGGAGCTTGGCACCGCACTCAAAGAGTTCACAACCGACACCGCAACAAGAAAAAAGAGCGGATTGAATGCCACCTCATTTGTTCACAGAAGCATCGGTGCCACGGCAGCAATAACAGCATCTATTGAACATTACTATGAAGAAAAAACAACCGGCTGA
- a CDS encoding DEAD/DEAH box helicase — MKEQQLLPMDFLGLQLAEPLMRALADVGYENPTPIQAQTIPLILEGRDVLGQAQTGTGKTAAFALPILSNIDLEHAEPQALVLAPTRELAIQVAEAFQRYAEHLKGFHVVPIYGGQDYGIQLRMLRRGVHIVVGTPGRVMDHMRRGSLNLASLKCLVLDEADEMLRMGFIDDVEWILDQTPKGRQVALFSATMPPVIRRIAQKYLHNPAEVTIQTKTTTVDTIRQRYWIVGGSHKIDILTRILEVEPFDGMLIFVRTKTMTLELAEKLQARGYGAAALNGDMPQNQRERTVDQLKNGALSIVIATDVAARGLDVERISHVINYDIPSDTESYVHRIGRTGRAGRAGDAILFVSPREKNMLYSIERATHSRIELMELPTTEVINNKRIAKFNQRITDTIAAEDLGFFTKLIEQYCHEHDVSAIEAAAALASMVQGETPLLLSNKPEKSRSYEEREGSGRDRGSDRERSTDRGRSSDRDRGPVKKRTKGETYGDEGKERYRLEVGSEHGVKAGNILGAILNEVGLDPESVGHISINEGYSTVELPQGMPDNVFHELRTVRVCGRQLRLSKMDDQERESAYAPKKSFKKPFKPAGKETAFFTGNKKKRKG; from the coding sequence ATGAAAGAACAGCAATTATTGCCGATGGATTTTCTCGGCCTGCAGCTTGCAGAACCATTAATGAGGGCACTTGCCGATGTCGGGTATGAGAACCCTACTCCAATTCAGGCCCAGACCATCCCACTGATTCTTGAAGGACGTGACGTCCTTGGCCAGGCACAGACCGGTACAGGAAAAACTGCCGCTTTTGCCCTGCCAATTCTCTCCAATATTGATCTTGAACATGCTGAACCCCAGGCCCTTGTGCTGGCTCCTACAAGAGAGCTTGCCATTCAGGTTGCCGAGGCGTTTCAGCGTTATGCTGAACATCTCAAGGGTTTTCATGTTGTCCCGATTTACGGGGGACAGGACTACGGAATTCAGCTTCGCATGCTGAGACGTGGTGTGCATATTGTTGTCGGTACACCTGGTCGAGTTATGGATCATATGCGTCGTGGTTCGCTCAATCTTGCTTCGCTGAAATGTCTGGTACTGGACGAAGCCGATGAAATGCTCCGCATGGGATTTATTGACGATGTTGAGTGGATCCTTGATCAGACACCAAAAGGTCGTCAGGTTGCTCTTTTTTCGGCAACCATGCCGCCGGTTATTCGCCGTATTGCGCAAAAGTATCTGCATAATCCTGCGGAAGTCACCATACAGACAAAAACGACAACCGTTGATACCATTCGTCAGCGTTACTGGATTGTCGGCGGAAGTCACAAGATTGACATTCTGACCAGAATCCTTGAAGTTGAGCCGTTTGATGGCATGCTTATTTTTGTACGCACGAAAACCATGACACTTGAGCTGGCTGAAAAGCTTCAGGCCAGGGGATATGGCGCGGCAGCTCTTAATGGCGATATGCCCCAGAATCAGCGTGAGCGTACGGTTGACCAACTGAAGAACGGAGCGTTGAGCATTGTTATTGCCACCGATGTTGCGGCGCGAGGCCTTGATGTTGAGCGCATCAGCCATGTGATCAATTACGATATTCCTTCCGATACAGAATCCTATGTGCACCGCATTGGACGAACCGGTCGTGCAGGTCGCGCCGGTGATGCCATTCTGTTTGTCTCTCCGAGAGAGAAAAATATGCTCTACTCTATTGAAAGGGCAACACACAGTCGTATTGAGCTGATGGAGCTTCCGACGACAGAGGTTATCAACAACAAGAGGATAGCAAAGTTTAACCAGCGGATTACCGATACCATTGCCGCTGAAGATCTTGGATTCTTTACCAAGCTTATCGAGCAGTACTGTCATGAGCATGACGTTTCGGCAATTGAGGCTGCAGCAGCGCTTGCTTCGATGGTTCAGGGAGAGACACCGCTTCTTTTATCCAACAAGCCTGAAAAATCGCGTTCTTATGAAGAGCGGGAAGGATCAGGCAGGGATCGTGGTTCTGACAGAGAACGCAGCACAGACAGAGGCCGCAGTTCTGACAGGGATCGTGGACCGGTTAAAAAGAGAACCAAGGGTGAAACCTATGGTGATGAAGGCAAAGAACGCTATCGTCTTGAAGTTGGCAGTGAGCATGGTGTGAAAGCGGGCAATATTCTTGGAGCTATCCTGAATGAAGTTGGTCTTGATCCTGAATCGGTTGGTCATATTTCAATTAATGAGGGCTACAGCACGGTTGAACTGCCCCAGGGTATGCCGGATAACGTTTTTCATGAATTGAGAACAGTCCGGGTTTGTGGTCGTCAATTGCGGTTGAGCAAAATGGATGACCAGGAGCGTGAGTCTGCCTACGCTCCCAAAAAGAGTTTTAAAAAGCCCTTTAAACCGGCAGGAAAAGAGACCGCATTCTTTACCGGTAACAAAAAGAAGCGTAAGGGTTAA
- a CDS encoding MBL fold metallo-hydrolase RNA specificity domain-containing protein: MEIQFYGATERVTGSCHILRVGEYTVLLDCGLIQGAPAEELLNKEPFPFAPSSIDAVVLSHGHIDHSGRLPYLVKQGFRGVVYTQHATVDLCRVLLLDSASLAERDAEFRRKHPLTRRDRHAEPLYTREDALRALNTLTGLPYHAKREILPGITIRFSDAGHILGSALVELWLEEDGVARKLVFSGDVGQYGSPILNDPETIGQADMVILESTYGDRLHRALEQTLAEIGEIIRSASTKHGNIIIPAFSIGRSQELLYLFGRYFEEWGLERWQVYLDSPMAIEASRIYWDYPELHDEDALAFRHDTKMMPHLNNLHFTPTVEQSQAINGVKSGAIIIAGSGMCNGGRILHHLKHHIQRPECCLLMTGFQAEGTLGRALVDGESEVVILGRRYPVRATVHTIGGLSAHGDQNDLLRWMGGFTNKPEVFVVHGDQPAKSIFRNALEERLGLKASIPKPGDIVAFGP, translated from the coding sequence ATGGAAATTCAATTTTATGGCGCAACAGAGAGAGTGACCGGTTCGTGCCATATTCTTAGAGTGGGTGAATATACGGTTCTTCTGGATTGCGGTCTTATACAGGGGGCGCCTGCAGAGGAGCTCCTCAACAAGGAGCCCTTTCCTTTTGCTCCTTCTTCGATTGATGCCGTGGTTCTGAGTCATGGTCATATCGATCATTCGGGACGTCTGCCCTATCTCGTCAAGCAGGGATTCAGAGGCGTGGTTTACACGCAGCATGCGACAGTTGATCTTTGCAGGGTACTGCTGCTCGATTCGGCCTCTCTTGCCGAGCGGGATGCGGAGTTTCGCAGGAAGCATCCTTTAACGCGGCGTGATCGTCATGCAGAGCCCCTCTATACCCGTGAAGATGCATTGAGGGCGCTCAATACCCTGACGGGCCTGCCTTACCATGCAAAGCGGGAAATTCTTCCGGGAATCACCATTCGCTTCAGCGATGCCGGACATATTCTCGGTTCGGCTCTTGTTGAGCTTTGGCTGGAGGAAGATGGCGTGGCAAGGAAACTGGTCTTCAGTGGTGATGTAGGGCAGTATGGCTCTCCGATTCTCAATGATCCCGAAACGATAGGCCAGGCTGATATGGTCATCCTGGAGAGTACCTATGGTGATCGGTTGCATCGGGCGCTTGAGCAGACCCTTGCAGAAATAGGGGAGATTATCCGCTCGGCCAGTACAAAACATGGGAATATTATTATTCCGGCCTTTTCGATTGGCAGAAGCCAGGAGCTGCTCTATCTCTTTGGACGCTATTTTGAAGAGTGGGGGCTTGAGCGCTGGCAGGTTTATCTTGACAGTCCGATGGCTATCGAAGCGAGCCGTATTTACTGGGACTATCCCGAACTTCATGATGAGGATGCGCTTGCTTTTCGTCATGACACGAAGATGATGCCTCATCTGAACAACCTTCATTTTACTCCCACGGTTGAGCAATCGCAGGCGATCAATGGTGTTAAAAGTGGCGCCATCATCATTGCCGGGAGCGGGATGTGCAATGGAGGAAGGATTTTGCATCATCTGAAGCATCACATACAGCGTCCGGAGTGCTGTTTGCTCATGACCGGTTTTCAGGCAGAAGGAACACTCGGCAGGGCGCTTGTCGATGGAGAGAGTGAGGTGGTTATTCTGGGCAGGCGTTACCCTGTCAGGGCCACTGTTCACACTATTGGTGGTTTATCGGCGCATGGCGATCAGAATGACCTGCTTCGCTGGATGGGCGGTTTTACCAATAAACCAGAAGTTTTTGTTGTGCATGGTGACCAACCGGCTAAATCAATTTTTCGCAATGCTCTGGAAGAACGCCTTGGCCTGAAGGCTTCAATTCCGAAGCCTGGTGATATTGTTGCATTTGGCCCGTGA
- a CDS encoding DUF2721 domain-containing protein: MSVTSFKELVPILQTAIGPMILISGLGLLLLTMTNRLGRLIDRSRSLLDNLESYPEQYILRINREIAILWKRARYIRISILLACLTCLGASLLIMLLFLSALVNIDLPMLLSAVFIFSMLCLSFSLIFFLVDVNMTLSALKIEMESHDKKRLIIETKGY; the protein is encoded by the coding sequence ATGTCAGTTACTTCGTTCAAAGAGCTTGTTCCTATTCTTCAAACAGCAATCGGTCCGATGATTCTTATCTCCGGTCTCGGTCTTTTGCTTTTAACCATGACCAACCGACTTGGTCGTCTTATTGATCGTTCACGGTCGCTGCTTGATAATCTGGAATCCTATCCTGAGCAGTATATCCTCAGAATAAACCGTGAGATTGCTATTCTCTGGAAGCGGGCGCGTTATATCCGAATCTCTATTCTGCTGGCTTGTTTGACCTGCCTGGGGGCTTCATTGCTCATCATGTTACTTTTTCTCAGTGCGCTGGTCAATATCGATTTGCCGATGCTGCTGTCGGCAGTCTTTATTTTCAGTATGCTCTGCCTGAGTTTTTCGCTGATCTTTTTCCTTGTTGATGTGAACATGACCCTTTCAGCGCTGAAAATAGAGATGGAGAGCCATGACAAGAAGAGGCTGATTATTGAGACAAAGGGATACTGA
- the xerD gene encoding site-specific tyrosine recombinase XerD produces the protein MNTLHHDYQNVLESFLNYMLIERNFSANTRESYSNDLKRYLIFMQHRSRRLEMITKEHIEEFMGELYDIGLEASSIARNISAIRSFHKFLVIERTLNTNPAENIHQPKKAQYLPSVLTVDETMRLLAAPQSVNPPGKYVLRDKAMLELLYATGVRVSELINIRQQSLYLDAGFVRIFGKGSKERLVPVGTSAIGWVTRYQAELRIALVQRNSDDYLFLNARGIKLSRMALFTMVQKYAVMAGIEKNISPHTFRHTFATHLLEGGADLRAVQEMLGHRSIVTTQIYTHIDRLFIKEVHKTFHPRG, from the coding sequence ATGAACACGTTGCATCATGACTACCAAAACGTTCTTGAGAGCTTCCTGAACTATATGCTCATCGAGCGGAACTTTTCGGCAAACACCCGGGAGTCATACAGCAACGATCTCAAGCGCTACCTGATCTTCATGCAGCACCGTTCCAGGAGACTGGAGATGATAACAAAAGAGCATATCGAGGAGTTTATGGGAGAGTTGTACGACATAGGGCTCGAAGCAAGCTCAATAGCACGAAACATCTCTGCAATCCGATCCTTTCATAAATTTCTGGTTATCGAACGCACACTCAACACAAACCCGGCAGAGAACATCCATCAGCCAAAAAAGGCCCAGTACCTGCCGAGCGTTTTGACCGTTGATGAAACCATGCGCTTGCTGGCAGCCCCACAAAGCGTAAACCCACCCGGTAAATATGTGCTGCGCGACAAAGCGATGCTTGAACTCCTTTACGCAACAGGTGTCAGAGTCAGTGAACTCATTAACATCCGACAGCAGAGCCTTTATCTTGATGCAGGTTTTGTAAGGATTTTCGGCAAGGGGTCAAAGGAGAGGCTTGTCCCCGTCGGCACTTCCGCCATTGGATGGGTCACCCGATACCAGGCAGAACTCCGTATAGCCCTGGTACAGCGCAACTCCGATGACTACCTCTTTCTGAATGCACGCGGCATAAAGCTATCGCGCATGGCCCTCTTTACGATGGTGCAAAAGTATGCCGTCATGGCAGGGATTGAAAAAAATATCAGCCCGCACACCTTTCGACATACCTTTGCCACCCATCTTCTCGAAGGAGGGGCAGATCTTCGCGCAGTTCAGGAGATGCTCGGGCACCGCTCCATCGTCACCACACAAATCTACACACACATCGACCGCCTATTCATCAAAGAGGTACACAAGACCTTCCATCCGAGAGGATGA